One genomic region from Streptomyces sp. Li-HN-5-11 encodes:
- a CDS encoding PQQ-binding-like beta-propeller repeat protein, which produces MSFGPPPSVWTQSALAADQTRKRRRSRLLGAAAVVTAAALGLGGWLLSSAGDDRSQARPRTFAAAQSPDDIREPVEKNPVSPEGQVAVEYKESGLAKTVKGDPRYAPGTWATDKILAKGIADRIVGLTTAAKGPEKAWTLQLDGHICATSKHITADGRTAVVVQPKKPAGTKSDVCDEVVFFDVDTGRKLWQAKMPSATSAFVTDTNLTLVKGVVAVAWGEGSVAYDMRNGKQLWNSTSVSACEDNGFAGGRALLVVERCGPSSNSTYRVEKLDPRTGRTLWTYKVADGVEDVYLPSSDPPVIAVAAGDSLVTDLITLDGDGRHLATISMNGYDPKCGDRDFGAGYFGVVEYCDGVVVGRTQVYVVSKDNTELGQAANWIVAFDLKTGKTGRKFDGRSSEPLTPIQVSGDDLLVFRRSYDEVEPSAVVRWDPRTGKQTPFLLFGLPEDDQGDLADIAQSDILVAHGRVFFAKRELTADDKHPTYPVLAVLGIAGAAPGH; this is translated from the coding sequence GTGAGCTTCGGCCCACCACCGTCCGTCTGGACCCAGTCCGCCCTGGCCGCGGACCAGACACGCAAACGCCGCCGCAGCCGGCTGCTGGGCGCCGCGGCCGTCGTCACGGCCGCCGCCCTGGGCCTGGGGGGCTGGCTCCTGTCGTCCGCGGGGGACGACAGGAGCCAGGCCCGGCCCAGGACGTTCGCGGCGGCGCAGAGCCCCGACGACATCCGGGAACCGGTCGAGAAGAACCCCGTCTCGCCGGAGGGCCAGGTGGCGGTGGAGTACAAGGAGAGCGGTCTGGCCAAGACCGTCAAGGGCGATCCGCGGTACGCGCCCGGCACCTGGGCCACGGACAAGATCCTCGCCAAGGGCATCGCCGACCGGATCGTGGGCCTCACGACCGCCGCCAAGGGACCCGAGAAGGCCTGGACGCTCCAGCTGGACGGCCACATCTGCGCCACCAGCAAGCACATCACCGCCGACGGCCGCACGGCGGTCGTCGTACAGCCCAAGAAGCCCGCCGGAACCAAGTCGGACGTCTGCGACGAGGTGGTCTTCTTCGACGTGGACACGGGCAGGAAGCTGTGGCAGGCGAAGATGCCCTCGGCGACCTCGGCCTTCGTGACCGACACCAACCTGACCCTGGTCAAGGGCGTCGTCGCCGTCGCCTGGGGCGAGGGCTCGGTGGCGTACGACATGAGGAACGGCAAGCAGCTGTGGAACAGCACGTCCGTCTCCGCCTGCGAGGACAACGGCTTCGCCGGCGGACGCGCCCTGCTCGTCGTCGAGAGGTGCGGCCCGTCGTCCAACTCCACCTACCGGGTGGAGAAACTGGACCCGCGCACGGGCAGGACCCTGTGGACGTACAAGGTCGCCGACGGCGTCGAGGACGTCTACCTGCCCTCGTCCGATCCGCCGGTGATCGCCGTGGCGGCGGGCGACAGCCTGGTGACCGACCTGATCACCCTCGACGGTGACGGCAGGCACCTCGCCACCATCTCCATGAACGGCTACGACCCGAAGTGCGGCGACCGCGACTTCGGAGCCGGGTACTTCGGCGTCGTGGAGTACTGCGACGGCGTCGTCGTCGGACGGACCCAGGTGTACGTCGTCAGCAAGGACAACACCGAACTGGGCCAGGCCGCCAACTGGATCGTGGCCTTCGACCTCAAGACCGGCAAGACGGGCCGCAAGTTCGACGGCCGTTCCTCGGAGCCGCTCACCCCGATCCAGGTGAGCGGAGACGACCTGCTGGTGTTCCGGCGCAGCTACGACGAGGTCGAACCGTCCGCGGTGGTCAGGTGGGATCCGCGTACCGGCAAGCAGACTCCCTTCCTGCTCTTCGGCCTCCCGGAGGACGACCAGGGCGATCTGGCCGACATCGCGCAGTCGGACATCCTCGTCGCACACGGCCGGGTCTTCTTCGCCAAACGCGAGCTGACCGCCGACGACAAGCACCCCACGTACCCGGTGCTCGCCGTCCTCGGCATCGCCGGCGCGGCCCCCGGCCACTGA
- a CDS encoding DUF397 domain-containing protein, which translates to MAETEAEIKARKERERDELYALDISGVEWHCAPGTEEHEERVEIAYLPGGAVAMRSSLDHDTVLRYTEAEWRAFVLGARDGEFDLEPAPHNGGTAAE; encoded by the coding sequence ATGGCGGAGACGGAAGCGGAGATCAAGGCACGCAAGGAGCGGGAGCGGGACGAGCTGTACGCCCTCGACATCTCCGGCGTGGAGTGGCACTGCGCGCCGGGCACCGAGGAGCACGAGGAGCGCGTGGAGATCGCCTACCTTCCCGGCGGGGCCGTGGCCATGCGGTCGTCCCTCGACCACGACACTGTGCTGCGCTACACGGAGGCGGAGTGGCGGGCGTTCGTACTGGGGGCGCGCGACGGGGAGTTCGACCTGGAGCCCGCGCCGCACAACGGGGGGACGGCGGCTGAGTGA
- the rpsO gene encoding 30S ribosomal protein S15, which translates to MSLDAATKKQIISEFGTKEGDTGSPEVQVALLSRRISDLTEHLKTHKHDHHSRRGLLILVGQRRRLLQYLAKKDIQRFRTLVDRLGIRRGAAGAK; encoded by the coding sequence GTGTCGCTCGACGCCGCAACGAAGAAGCAGATCATCTCCGAGTTCGGTACCAAGGAGGGTGACACCGGCTCCCCCGAGGTCCAGGTCGCTCTGCTGTCCCGTCGGATCTCCGACCTGACCGAGCACCTCAAGACCCACAAGCACGACCACCACTCCCGCCGTGGTCTGCTGATCCTGGTCGGTCAGCGCCGCCGGCTGCTGCAGTACCTGGCCAAGAAGGACATCCAGCGCTTCCGTACGCTGGTCGACCGCCTCGGCATCCGCCGCGGTGCGGCGGGCGCCAAGTAG